The following proteins are co-located in the Acinetobacter shaoyimingii genome:
- a CDS encoding MFS transporter: MLTLKNDSIAQGVQQQVQTQTHPILATLVSFFCLGFGTAAWAPLIPYAQQRLHVDHADFGSLLLCGGLGSMLAMPLTGLIIQRVGCKAVIGLFLSVLLLMLPMLSLTHTVLMMAIALFLFGTAAGGLGVAINLQAVIVEKTFSRNMMASFHGMCSLGGLVGVMLVTCLLAVGLSPMLSAATITAIMILLTVFAFRHSLNRVQTGDQSIDQDEKPRGFIVPKPVILIFGLMCFIAFLSEGSSMDWSGIYLVDHFDVDKSYAGLAYTCFAIAMTAGRFSGVHIQKKIGEKNTVIYGAVIAAFGLALVIFTPVWWGVLCGYLLVGFGCSNIVPIIFSQVGRQNVMPKATALSYVSTMAYSGGLLGPALIGMLSMAMGLDMVFVIIAVMIVMIPALNLISQKMLK; encoded by the coding sequence ATGTTAACACTCAAAAATGATTCAATTGCTCAAGGTGTACAACAGCAAGTACAAACTCAAACGCATCCAATTTTAGCGACCTTGGTTTCATTTTTTTGCTTAGGTTTTGGCACAGCAGCTTGGGCGCCGTTGATTCCATATGCACAGCAACGTCTCCATGTAGATCATGCTGATTTTGGCTCTTTGCTGTTGTGTGGTGGTCTAGGTTCAATGCTCGCGATGCCACTGACAGGGTTGATCATTCAACGTGTAGGCTGCAAAGCAGTGATCGGGTTATTTTTAAGTGTATTACTGTTGATGTTACCCATGCTTAGCTTGACCCATACTGTATTAATGATGGCAATTGCTTTATTTCTGTTTGGTACAGCTGCAGGTGGTTTAGGTGTCGCAATCAATTTACAAGCAGTCATTGTGGAAAAGACATTCTCACGCAATATGATGGCTAGTTTTCATGGTATGTGTAGTCTTGGTGGTCTTGTAGGGGTAATGCTGGTCACTTGCTTGTTGGCCGTTGGTTTAAGTCCAATGCTCAGTGCTGCGACCATTACTGCCATCATGATCCTACTCACTGTATTTGCATTTCGACATAGCTTAAATCGGGTACAAACGGGTGATCAAAGTATCGATCAAGACGAGAAACCGCGCGGATTTATAGTGCCTAAACCTGTGATTTTGATTTTTGGTTTAATGTGTTTTATTGCTTTTTTATCTGAAGGGTCGTCTATGGACTGGAGTGGTATTTATCTGGTCGATCATTTTGATGTCGATAAATCATATGCAGGCTTAGCCTATACCTGTTTTGCAATTGCCATGACTGCTGGCCGTTTTAGCGGTGTACACATTCAAAAGAAGATCGGTGAAAAAAACACAGTCATTTATGGTGCTGTGATTGCTGCGTTCGGGTTAGCTTTGGTGATATTCACGCCAGTTTGGTGGGGGGTATTATGTGGTTATTTGTTGGTCGGTTTTGGGTGCTCAAATATTGTTCCGATTATTTTTTCACAAGTTGGTCGTCAAAATGTAATGCCAAAAGCAACTGCACTTTCTTATGTCTCAACCATGGCCTATAGCGGTGGTTTATTGGGTCCTGCGCTTATAGGGATGCTCAGTATGGCAATGGGATTAGACATGGTATTTGTAATTATCGCAGTGATGATTGTTATGATTCCAGCATTAAATTTGATTTCTCAGAAAATGTTGAAATAA
- a CDS encoding enoyl-CoA hydratase, whose translation MLKLKIQDDGVAIVELNRPEVRNALNMALRQQLAITFDQLDHDTNVRCIVLTGGHDVFAAGADIQDFTTATTAEMYLRHTERYWQSIQTCSKPIIAAVNGYALGGGCELAMHADIIVAGKSAQLGQPEVKLGLMPGAGGTQRLLRAIGKFQTLLLLLTGKMISADEAKSMGLVSEVVEDDDTISHALKLARTIASYSPIAVQQIKEVTLLGQDLPLTGALALERKAFQILFDTQDQKEGVHAFLEKRKPHYRGE comes from the coding sequence ATGTTAAAGCTTAAAATTCAAGATGATGGTGTTGCAATCGTTGAACTGAATCGTCCAGAAGTTCGTAATGCCTTAAACATGGCGTTAAGGCAGCAACTCGCAATCACTTTTGATCAGCTTGATCATGACACAAATGTACGTTGTATTGTCCTAACAGGTGGGCATGATGTTTTTGCAGCAGGTGCTGATATACAAGATTTTACTACGGCAACGACTGCGGAAATGTATTTACGTCATACAGAGCGTTACTGGCAAAGTATACAAACGTGTTCTAAACCGATTATTGCAGCAGTCAATGGTTATGCTTTAGGTGGAGGATGTGAGTTGGCGATGCATGCAGACATTATTGTTGCAGGTAAATCTGCTCAGCTTGGGCAACCTGAAGTGAAATTGGGCTTAATGCCAGGTGCCGGAGGTACGCAACGGTTACTTCGTGCAATAGGTAAATTTCAAACATTACTTTTGCTGCTCACAGGTAAGATGATCAGTGCTGATGAAGCTAAATCCATGGGTTTAGTCTCTGAAGTGGTTGAAGATGACGACACCATTTCGCATGCATTAAAATTAGCCCGTACCATTGCCAGTTATTCACCCATTGCGGTACAACAAATTAAAGAAGTGACATTGCTTGGGCAAGATTTGCCTTTGACTGGCGCATTGGCTTTAGAGCGTAAAGCATTTCAAATTCTGTTTGATACACAAGATCAAAAAGAAGGTGTTCATGCGTTTTTAGAAAAACGGAAACCTCATTATCGTGGAGAATAG
- a CDS encoding AEC family transporter yields the protein MDQILAINLPIFLMIAVGFISIKAKLLPMSSIPILSQFIIKISLPSFLVYALSTTPLQKIWQTTYFLGYALTSISVFCLGYFYFRKARSLPAEKASIFAFGSSMSNTGFIGTAVLTMILGSHAIPYLAMTLIIESIIMLSLMLFLAEMGRHQDLRLTALFKTTIQSLIKHPVIQSIVVGCVLSLISIQWPKPIETTLNFFAHTATPLALFVIGGSLSTLNIASIGKNILSICSFKMLLMPLTMALVFFCLPNTTSEMYFAALILAALPMASATAIYGQNYGVAEQASAAVMLTALLSFLSISAVLLLRPLF from the coding sequence ATGGATCAAATACTCGCAATTAATCTGCCTATTTTTTTGATGATTGCAGTTGGATTCATCAGCATCAAAGCTAAATTACTTCCGATGAGTTCAATTCCGATATTAAGCCAATTTATTATCAAAATTTCACTGCCGAGTTTTTTGGTGTATGCCTTATCGACAACTCCATTACAGAAAATTTGGCAAACCACGTATTTCCTTGGTTATGCGCTAACATCGATCTCTGTTTTCTGCTTAGGCTATTTTTATTTTAGAAAAGCTCGATCTCTTCCTGCTGAAAAAGCCTCAATTTTTGCTTTCGGTAGTTCCATGTCAAATACAGGCTTTATTGGTACGGCAGTTTTGACCATGATTTTAGGTTCACATGCTATTCCGTATTTGGCAATGACCCTGATTATTGAAAGTATTATTATGCTGAGTCTAATGCTCTTTTTAGCTGAAATGGGACGACATCAAGATTTAAGGCTGACAGCGTTATTCAAAACGACCATTCAAAGCCTAATTAAACATCCCGTTATTCAATCGATTGTCGTTGGCTGTGTATTGTCATTAATCTCAATACAATGGCCTAAACCCATTGAAACCACACTGAATTTCTTTGCGCATACAGCAACGCCTCTGGCTTTATTTGTGATTGGTGGCAGTCTATCTACACTCAACATTGCTTCTATTGGCAAGAATATCCTGTCGATATGCAGCTTTAAAATGCTCTTGATGCCCTTGACCATGGCATTGGTGTTTTTCTGCTTACCCAACACCACTTCTGAAATGTACTTTGCAGCATTGATTCTTGCTGCCCTACCTATGGCCAGTGCAACGGCGATTTATGGTCAAAACTATGGCGTGGCTGAACAAGCATCTGCGGCTGTAATGCTAACGGCGCTCCTTTCTTTTTTAAGTATCAGCGCTGTACTGTTATTGCGACCTTTGTTTTAG
- a CDS encoding acyl-CoA dehydrogenase family protein codes for MIRDPEMLQQLVNTIQQFVKNELVPLEHEVEETNAIPEHIVAQMRELGLFGLTIPEQYGGLGITMEEEIYVAMELGQTSAAFRSLIGTNNGIGSSGILIDGTEEQKQKYLPRYASGEMIGSFCLTEPDSGSDAASLKTTAVKDGDYYILNGTKRFITNAPRATTFTVMARTNPEIKGAGGISAFLVEAGTSGLSLGKIDKKMGQHGSYTCDVIFDRCKVHKDQLIGGVEGIGFKTAMRVLDKGRLHIAGYSVGMAERMLNDALNYAVERKQFGQAIANFQLIQAMLADSKAEIYAAKCMVLDAAKKRDEGLNVTTESSCAKMFATEMCGRVADRCLQIHGGAGYISEYAIERFYRDVRLFRLYEGTTQIQQIIIAREMIKQATA; via the coding sequence ATGATTCGTGATCCTGAAATGCTGCAACAACTCGTCAATACCATTCAACAATTTGTCAAAAATGAATTGGTGCCACTTGAGCATGAGGTCGAGGAAACCAATGCTATTCCTGAACATATCGTTGCTCAAATGCGCGAATTGGGGCTTTTTGGACTTACGATTCCAGAACAATATGGGGGTTTAGGCATCACCATGGAAGAAGAGATTTATGTGGCGATGGAACTTGGACAGACATCAGCTGCATTTCGATCTTTAATTGGCACCAATAACGGTATTGGTTCGAGCGGGATTTTAATCGATGGCACAGAAGAGCAAAAACAAAAATACCTACCTCGTTATGCCAGTGGAGAAATGATCGGATCGTTTTGTTTAACTGAGCCTGATTCAGGTTCAGATGCTGCTTCTTTAAAAACCACAGCAGTTAAAGACGGTGACTATTATATTTTAAATGGCACTAAACGTTTTATTACCAATGCACCTCGTGCAACCACATTTACCGTGATGGCAAGAACCAATCCTGAAATAAAAGGTGCAGGTGGGATTTCAGCATTTTTAGTTGAAGCAGGAACGTCAGGTCTTAGCCTTGGAAAAATTGATAAAAAAATGGGGCAACATGGTTCTTATACTTGTGATGTGATTTTTGATCGATGTAAAGTGCATAAGGATCAGTTGATTGGCGGTGTAGAGGGAATAGGATTTAAAACTGCAATGCGGGTTTTAGATAAAGGGCGTTTACACATTGCAGGTTACAGCGTAGGTATGGCTGAACGAATGTTGAATGATGCTTTAAATTATGCCGTAGAGAGAAAACAATTTGGTCAAGCGATTGCCAATTTTCAATTGATACAAGCAATGTTGGCGGATTCTAAAGCTGAAATTTATGCGGCAAAATGCATGGTTTTAGATGCTGCGAAGAAGCGTGATGAAGGACTAAATGTCACAACAGAATCTTCTTGTGCCAAAATGTTTGCCACTGAAATGTGTGGACGTGTTGCAGATCGATGTTTACAAATTCATGGTGGTGCAGGTTATATCAGTGAATATGCTATAGAACGCTTTTACCGCGATGTTAGACTATTCCGTTTATATGAAGGGACCACACAAATTCAACAAATTATTATTGCCAGAGAAATGATTAAACAAGCGACAGCTTAA
- a CDS encoding 3-oxoadipyl-CoA thiolase — protein MLDAYIYDGIRTPFGRHAGGLASTRPDDLAAHVIRTLIEKHHLPNDIYDDVLLGNTNQAGEDSRNVARHAALLAGLDVKTPAQTVNRLCASGLATIVDAARAITCGEGDIYIAGGVESMSRAPFVFSKAEVPFSRDFKVFDTTIGARFPNSLIEKQFGADTMPQTGDNVAVEYAITREQADLFAASSQAKYEKAKQEGFFDEEIIAVEVSQGRKRPPKIISTDEHPRPATDLTALEKLKPLFEGGVVTAGNASGINDGAVALIIGSKKAEHTLGFKPIAKILSSGVVGIEPRIMGAGPIEAIKLALIRANLTLEDMDIIEINEAFASQVLSCLKGLNIAFDDPRVNPQGGAIAVGHPLGASGARLALTAARALQKNQKKYAVVSLCIGVGQGLAMVIECV, from the coding sequence ATGTTAGATGCATACATATACGACGGAATTCGTACGCCTTTTGGTCGCCATGCGGGAGGACTTGCAAGTACACGTCCAGATGATTTGGCAGCACATGTTATTCGTACATTGATTGAAAAGCATCATTTGCCCAATGATATTTATGATGATGTTTTACTTGGAAATACCAATCAGGCGGGTGAAGACAGTCGCAATGTTGCGCGGCATGCAGCACTGCTTGCAGGCTTAGATGTAAAGACTCCAGCACAGACGGTCAACCGTTTATGTGCATCAGGGCTTGCGACCATTGTTGATGCAGCGCGTGCGATCACTTGTGGTGAGGGTGATATATATATCGCTGGTGGTGTTGAGTCAATGAGTCGCGCACCCTTTGTTTTTTCTAAAGCTGAAGTACCATTTAGTCGTGATTTTAAAGTCTTTGATACCACCATTGGCGCACGATTTCCCAATTCCTTGATCGAAAAGCAATTTGGCGCAGATACCATGCCACAAACTGGGGACAATGTCGCCGTAGAATATGCAATTACGCGTGAACAGGCCGATCTTTTTGCTGCATCATCCCAAGCCAAATATGAAAAAGCCAAACAGGAAGGCTTTTTTGACGAAGAAATCATTGCTGTTGAAGTATCCCAAGGTCGAAAACGACCACCCAAAATCATCAGTACAGATGAACATCCACGTCCTGCAACAGATCTGACTGCATTAGAAAAATTAAAACCTTTATTTGAGGGTGGAGTGGTCACAGCAGGGAATGCCTCAGGTATTAATGATGGCGCCGTAGCATTGATTATTGGTTCAAAAAAAGCAGAACACACACTTGGTTTTAAACCTATTGCAAAAATTTTGTCGTCAGGCGTGGTGGGTATCGAGCCTAGAATCATGGGGGCAGGACCAATTGAGGCCATTAAACTAGCATTAATACGTGCCAATTTAACCCTTGAAGATATGGATATTATTGAAATCAATGAAGCCTTTGCCTCGCAAGTATTGTCTTGTTTAAAGGGCTTAAATATCGCATTTGATGATCCACGGGTGAATCCACAGGGTGGTGCAATAGCAGTAGGGCATCCACTGGGGGCTTCTGGTGCTCGACTTGCTTTAACAGCGGCAAGAGCATTGCAAAAAAATCAGAAAAAATACGCTGTAGTTAGCTTATGTATAGGTGTTGGGCAAGGTCTTGCCATGGTCATAGAGTGCGTTTAG
- the badH gene encoding 2-hydroxycyclohexanecarboxyl-CoA dehydrogenase, which produces MKGLKDKVIIVTGGAGGIGSATCKRLAAEGAKVAVFDMNLNVAQNLVDQITATGGQAIAIQCDITDKTIVDQSVAKTEQELGPIDGLVNNAGFDIFKPFVQSSPEEWQKLIQINLVGMLNMHHAVLKGMVERNAGRIVNIASDAARVGSSGEAVYAACKGGLLSFSKTLAREHSRHNITINVVCPGPTDTALLAQVTDGAANPEKLREAFIRAIPLGRLGQPDDLASTIAFFLSDDSSFITGQVLSVSGGLTMNG; this is translated from the coding sequence ATGAAAGGACTCAAAGATAAAGTGATCATTGTCACTGGCGGCGCTGGTGGTATTGGCAGTGCAACATGTAAACGTCTTGCAGCAGAAGGCGCAAAAGTTGCTGTATTTGATATGAATTTAAACGTTGCACAAAATCTGGTGGATCAGATTACCGCTACTGGCGGTCAAGCCATTGCTATTCAATGTGATATCACAGATAAAACCATTGTTGATCAATCAGTTGCAAAGACTGAGCAAGAACTCGGACCTATTGATGGTCTGGTCAATAATGCAGGGTTTGATATTTTTAAACCCTTTGTTCAATCAAGCCCTGAAGAATGGCAAAAACTCATTCAAATCAATTTGGTGGGTATGTTGAATATGCATCATGCGGTACTCAAAGGCATGGTCGAACGTAATGCAGGACGTATTGTCAACATTGCATCTGATGCTGCTCGTGTAGGTTCCTCTGGCGAAGCTGTTTACGCTGCATGTAAAGGCGGATTATTGTCTTTTTCTAAAACACTCGCACGTGAACATTCACGTCATAACATTACCATTAATGTCGTATGTCCAGGACCGACCGATACCGCATTACTTGCGCAAGTGACTGATGGTGCTGCCAATCCTGAAAAATTAAGAGAAGCGTTTATTCGTGCCATTCCCTTAGGTCGTTTAGGTCAACCTGATGATTTAGCATCCACAATTGCATTTTTCTTAAGTGATGATTCCAGTTTTATTACAGGACAAGTGCTCAGTGTTTCTGGTGGTTTAACTATGAATGGTTAA
- a CDS encoding MarR family winged helix-turn-helix transcriptional regulator — protein MSDAPAPNYDQSLYSVHNRLFFRLFQVGNTLDRQCLNELGISPVHWSVLGALSRPKVQDGMSFSDLTEYLRVSRQNLDGVLKRLERDGLVQRVMNTQDRRAKIVALTPAGHENWEKLQQKFFDFYQQALEGIPLDDTVTMIHLLNKVNEGLKRIKITD, from the coding sequence ATGAGTGATGCACCTGCCCCAAATTATGATCAATCCTTATATTCAGTTCATAACCGACTCTTTTTTAGATTATTTCAAGTAGGCAATACACTTGATCGTCAATGTTTAAATGAGCTGGGTATTTCACCTGTACATTGGTCTGTTCTTGGCGCACTGTCACGTCCAAAAGTACAAGATGGCATGTCTTTTTCAGACTTGACAGAATATTTACGTGTTAGTCGTCAAAATTTAGATGGTGTTCTTAAGCGCTTAGAGCGAGATGGATTGGTTCAACGTGTGATGAATACGCAAGACCGTCGTGCCAAGATAGTCGCACTCACACCTGCGGGTCATGAAAATTGGGAAAAACTGCAACAGAAGTTTTTTGATTTTTATCAGCAAGCACTTGAAGGTATCCCTTTAGATGATACCGTCACCATGATTCATCTGTTAAATAAAGTGAATGAAGGGTTAAAGCGAATTAAAATTACCGATTAA
- the otsB gene encoding trehalose-phosphatase, producing the protein MFASKDDSIHENNDYISNDFISSLALCNDIIKQFSNPQISTTQKYCLFLDIDGTISEFHPNPNLSFIASSIIEDLQILKKSEITVLFVTGRSMQDATRLLSPLDVPIAATHGLELRTQIDSHIQSPSKWQDFNKVLKDLEAACRPYPNLRIEQKKYAIALHYREAPQYADIAQDIMHQLHAKYSDLKLNQGKFVFELMLKDADKGQAILKLIDQLTLQSLIPIFIGDDQTDESGFKVIRELNGISIKVGEGATFAQYRLKDVSAVREFIHLLKTFALKQKNQIPKYLHNEEHRHV; encoded by the coding sequence ATGTTTGCGTCGAAGGATGACTCAATTCATGAAAATAATGACTATATTTCTAATGATTTTATTTCTTCATTAGCGCTATGCAATGACATTATCAAGCAATTTTCTAATCCACAAATTTCTACCACACAAAAATATTGCCTTTTTTTAGATATCGATGGAACTATTTCAGAATTTCATCCCAATCCAAATTTAAGTTTTATCGCCTCATCGATCATTGAAGATCTTCAAATTTTAAAAAAATCAGAGATTACTGTGTTGTTTGTGACCGGACGCAGTATGCAAGATGCAACGCGCTTATTATCTCCCTTAGATGTTCCGATTGCTGCAACACATGGTTTAGAGTTACGCACCCAAATAGATTCGCATATTCAATCTCCCAGTAAATGGCAAGATTTCAACAAAGTGCTAAAGGATTTGGAAGCCGCATGTCGACCCTATCCAAACTTAAGAATTGAACAAAAAAAATATGCCATCGCTTTGCACTATCGAGAAGCACCACAATATGCCGATATTGCACAAGACATCATGCATCAATTACATGCCAAATACAGCGATCTTAAATTAAATCAAGGTAAGTTTGTCTTTGAGTTGATGTTAAAAGATGCTGATAAAGGCCAAGCCATACTAAAACTGATAGATCAATTGACCTTACAATCACTGATTCCGATATTTATCGGTGATGATCAAACCGATGAATCGGGTTTTAAGGTCATTCGTGAACTCAATGGCATCTCCATCAAAGTCGGTGAAGGTGCAACGTTTGCACAATACCGCCTTAAAGATGTATCTGCTGTTCGTGAATTTATTCATTTATTGAAAACTTTTGCACTTAAACAAAAAAATCAAATTCCAAAATATCTACATAACGAGGAGCATCGCCATGTCTAA
- a CDS encoding alpha,alpha-trehalose-phosphate synthase (UDP-forming) has product MSKLIVLSNRVNIPSADHHAAGGLAVALQDALKEIGGVWLGWNGEKVETKDQQHFQTVHIDQVDYITCPLTHKEYQDYYCGFSNNTLWPAMHEREDLIEFDQNEFKTYLSVNQLFALELKKIAQPDDMIWVHDYHFLSVAAYCRQLGMKNRMGFFLHIPFAKQSIWKKLSVADQLIGNLCEYDVIGLQTEYDQQKCMSICQGFVQAQPKNTVDISLEQSKRNFAHTIQDSHIERQKNKCQVLDSADEASENTSSHFLNAQHRMIKIECYPIGVNPELIRKTAEQQNHLSIDDIFEMEHSALQKTIISVDRVDYSKGMLERFDAFADFLKQHPEYHQMITDLQIACPCRMDIPAYETLFKNVQAKVKEINQQYMQGDWSPINCTHDTVGHDQLMKLYRDADICWVNSLKDGMNLVAKEFIAAQNEDDPGVLILSKYAGSAEQMPEAILIDPHHTKSMVDALKKALSMSKVEKQERYRELFKGLKQFDIHHWRNSFLKDLRKIEQLAYSHTLKRQRVAIHSHSL; this is encoded by the coding sequence ATGTCTAAGTTAATTGTATTGTCGAATCGTGTAAATATTCCTTCAGCGGATCATCATGCAGCGGGCGGTCTGGCTGTTGCATTGCAAGATGCTTTAAAAGAAATTGGTGGTGTTTGGTTAGGATGGAATGGTGAAAAAGTCGAAACAAAGGATCAACAACATTTTCAGACAGTGCATATCGATCAGGTGGATTACATCACCTGTCCACTGACTCATAAAGAATACCAAGATTATTATTGTGGTTTTTCCAATAACACGCTTTGGCCTGCCATGCATGAACGCGAAGATTTGATTGAATTTGATCAAAATGAATTTAAGACTTACCTTTCAGTCAATCAGCTTTTTGCTTTAGAACTAAAAAAAATAGCACAGCCCGATGACATGATTTGGGTACATGATTACCATTTTTTGAGTGTAGCAGCGTATTGTCGTCAATTGGGTATGAAAAATCGAATGGGGTTTTTCTTGCACATCCCCTTTGCCAAACAATCGATTTGGAAAAAACTGAGCGTTGCTGATCAGTTGATTGGTAATCTATGTGAATATGATGTCATAGGACTACAAACCGAATATGACCAACAAAAATGCATGTCAATTTGTCAAGGCTTTGTACAAGCTCAGCCTAAAAATACGGTTGATATCAGTCTTGAGCAATCAAAGCGAAATTTTGCTCACACCATTCAAGACAGTCACATTGAACGACAAAAAAATAAGTGCCAAGTGCTTGATTCTGCCGATGAAGCATCAGAGAACACATCATCTCATTTTCTAAATGCTCAACATCGTATGATTAAAATCGAATGCTATCCTATAGGCGTTAATCCAGAGTTAATTCGAAAAACGGCAGAACAACAAAACCACCTTTCGATTGATGATATTTTTGAAATGGAACATTCAGCGTTGCAAAAAACCATTATTTCAGTCGATCGTGTTGACTATTCCAAAGGCATGTTGGAACGTTTCGATGCATTTGCAGATTTCTTAAAACAGCATCCTGAATATCATCAAATGATTACAGATCTTCAAATCGCATGTCCATGTCGAATGGATATTCCTGCTTATGAGACCTTGTTTAAAAATGTTCAAGCCAAAGTAAAGGAAATTAACCAACAATATATGCAAGGCGATTGGTCACCTATTAATTGTACACACGATACAGTTGGACATGATCAGCTCATGAAACTCTATCGAGATGCTGATATTTGCTGGGTTAACTCCTTAAAAGACGGCATGAACTTGGTTGCTAAAGAATTCATTGCTGCACAGAATGAAGATGATCCTGGTGTCCTTATCCTGTCCAAATATGCAGGTTCTGCTGAACAGATGCCTGAAGCGATTTTAATTGATCCTCATCATACAAAGAGTATGGTTGATGCCTTAAAAAAAGCCTTGAGTATGTCTAAAGTCGAAAAACAAGAACGTTACCGTGAATTATTTAAAGGATTGAAACAGTTTGATATTCATCATTGGCGAAATAGTTTCTTAAAAGATTTAAGAAAGATTGAACAACTTGCGTATTCACATACGTTAAAACGTCAACGTGTCGCAATTCATTCACATTCACTATAA
- a CDS encoding 3-hydroxyacyl-CoA dehydrogenase, which translates to MNIQSIAIIGAGIMGMGIAQIAAQAGMKVQIYDSHMGNAQQGLNTLKTTLEKLQQKGKFSEEELKQILSRILIVDTLEQVDAVDLVIEAIIEDLEIKQNLFKQLEKIVSTDTILASNTSSLSITAIASVLEHPERVAGFHFFNPVPLMKIVEVVAGLMTQNQVINTLLDFAKTVGHLGVTTKDTPGFIVNHAGRAYGTEALKIFSEGVASFSEIDRILRDGAGFRMGPFELLDLTGLDVSHPVMESIYYQYYEEDRYRPNPLTRQMLEGKKIGRKVGEGFYRYENGNKQNEAPVVSIPKVDQFNQIWLQADRAQDVELLKQYLQQHGLQLDESLQPDSDSLIILATYGEDTTTAALRYGVDPKRAVNIDMLTDFARHRTLMPSLMTDQSYIDQAHAIFAQDNVTVSVIDESYGFVAQRVLAMVINLACDIAQQKIATASDIDQAVKLGLGYPSGPISWGDSLGADRILLILERILASTHDQRYRASPWLKRRVQLGLPLLYQS; encoded by the coding sequence ATGAACATACAATCCATTGCCATTATTGGTGCAGGTATCATGGGTATGGGCATTGCCCAAATTGCAGCGCAAGCTGGAATGAAAGTACAGATTTATGATTCACATATGGGCAATGCACAACAAGGTCTGAATACATTAAAAACCACGCTTGAAAAATTACAACAAAAAGGCAAATTTTCTGAAGAAGAACTAAAGCAAATACTGTCCCGAATTTTAATTGTAGATACGTTAGAACAAGTCGATGCAGTTGATTTGGTGATTGAAGCGATTATTGAAGATTTAGAAATCAAACAAAATCTATTTAAACAGCTCGAAAAGATTGTTTCTACAGACACCATTCTTGCGTCAAATACGTCATCTTTATCCATTACGGCTATTGCTTCTGTGCTTGAGCATCCTGAACGGGTTGCAGGTTTTCACTTTTTCAATCCTGTACCACTGATGAAAATTGTAGAAGTCGTAGCTGGTTTAATGACACAGAATCAAGTCATCAACACCTTGTTGGATTTTGCTAAAACAGTAGGACATTTAGGGGTGACCACCAAAGATACCCCAGGATTTATTGTGAATCATGCCGGACGTGCCTACGGAACAGAAGCCCTAAAAATCTTCAGCGAAGGGGTCGCATCGTTCAGTGAAATTGATCGTATCTTGAGAGATGGTGCTGGTTTTCGTATGGGACCTTTTGAATTGTTAGATTTAACAGGTTTAGATGTCTCACACCCTGTGATGGAATCGATTTATTATCAATATTATGAGGAAGACCGATATCGTCCAAATCCACTCACACGTCAAATGCTTGAAGGAAAGAAAATTGGGCGAAAAGTGGGTGAAGGTTTTTATCGTTATGAGAATGGCAATAAACAAAATGAAGCGCCAGTGGTGTCCATTCCCAAGGTCGACCAATTCAATCAAATTTGGCTTCAGGCAGATCGTGCACAAGATGTTGAATTATTAAAACAATATTTACAGCAACATGGTTTGCAATTGGATGAATCATTGCAACCTGATTCAGACAGTTTAATCATTTTGGCCACTTATGGTGAAGACACCACGACAGCCGCGCTTCGTTATGGTGTTGATCCTAAACGTGCAGTCAATATTGATATGCTTACAGATTTTGCACGCCATCGTACCTTAATGCCATCTTTAATGACAGATCAGTCCTATATCGATCAGGCCCATGCCATTTTTGCGCAAGATAATGTGACTGTGTCTGTGATCGATGAAAGTTATGGATTTGTCGCACAACGTGTTTTGGCAATGGTGATCAATCTTGCATGTGATATTGCACAACAAAAGATTGCAACAGCATCCGATATCGATCAAGCCGTGAAACTCGGTTTAGGTTATCCATCGGGTCCCATTTCTTGGGGCGATTCTCTGGGTGCAGATCGAATTTTATTGATTTTAGAACGCATTCTAGCGTCAACCCATGATCAGCGCTATCGAGCAAGCCCATGGTTAAAACGCCGTGTACAACTGGGTTTACCGCTTTTATATCAATCATGA